In the genome of Sphingomonas alpina, the window CCGTCGCGCCACCGACGTGATGCTCGCCGGCAAGGTTGCCTGCGTTGCCGGCTTCGGCGACGTCGGCAAAGGCTCGGCCCAGTCGCTCCGCAACGGCGGCGCGCGCGTGATGGTGACCGAAGTCGACCCGATCTGCGCACTGCAGGCGGCGATGGAGGGCTTCGAAGTCGTGACGATGGAAGAGGCCGTCAGCCGCGCCGACATCTTCTGCACCGCGACCGGCAATGCCGACGTGATCACCGCCGATCACATGAAGGCGATGAAGCCGATGGCGATCGTCTGCAACATCGGTCACTTCGACAGCGAGATTCAGATCGCTGCGCTCAGCAATTATGAGTGGACCGAAGTGAAGCCGGGCACAGACCTGGTGAAGTTCCCGGACGGCAAGCAGATCATCATCCTCGCCAAGGGCCGTCTGGTGAATCTGGGCTGCGCGACCGGCCATCCGTCGTTCGTGATGTCGGCCAGCTTCACCAACCAGACGCTCGCGCAGATCGAGTTGTGGACCAAGGGCGAGAACTACAAGAACGACGTTTACGTCCTGCCCAAGCATCTCGACGAGAAGGTCGCGGCGCTGCACCTCGAAAAGCTCGGCGTGCATCTGTCGAAGCTGACCCCGAAGCAGGCCGGTTATATCGGCGTGCCGGTCGAGGGGCCGTTCAAGCCGGATCATTACCGCTACTGATCCAGCCAAAACTTTCGACAATTTGACTTGGACTTTGAGCCGCGTCTGCCACCAGGCAGGCGCGGCTTTGTCGTGCCTGGAAGGTCGTTACGCATCCGTGTTGCAGGGCCGCAACAATCCAGCAAAAATTCATGGCAAGGGATTGCTTCGTCGCTGAAAAAGGCGCTTTCCGCGCCTCCTCACGGGCGGCAAGGCCCGAGTGTAACGCGTATCAAAGGGTCATATCATGGTTGGATCGACGGTCCTGAAGTCGGGGCTTTTTATCACCACTTCCACAGTCGCGTTCGTCATCGCCGCCACGGTGCCGGCGATGGCGCAAACCGCCGCACCGGCGAGCGCCGATCAGGCCGCTCCGATCAGAATCGACCGAGGCCGTGGCCGATGCGCAGGCTGACCCGGCTGCGGGCGGGGACATTGTCGTCACGGGATCGCGCATTGCGCGCCCGTCGCTCAGCTCCATCCAGCCTGCCACGACGCTCACCGGCGCGGACCTGACGCGAACGGGCGGCATTGTCATCGGTGATGTGCTGAACGACCTGCCGGCGCTGCGGTCGACCTTCAGTCAGGCGAATTCAACTCAGTATCTCGGCACGTCCGGCCTGAACCTGCTCGACCTTCGCGGTCTTGGCGTTCCGCGCACGCTCGTGCTGGTAAACGGTCGCCGTCACATCACTTCGCAAGAGGGCGAATTTCAGGTCGACACCAACACGATCCCGACCGATCTGATCGACCGGGTGGATGTCGTGACCGGCGGCAGCTCCGCCGTTTACGGTTCGGACGCCATGGCGGGTGTCGTCAATTTCGTGATGAAGCGCGATTTTGACGGGGTGATGCTCAATGCCCAGAGCGGTATTTCGGACAAGCGAGACCGGGGCACCTATCGCGTGTCCGGGACGTTCGGGAAGAACTTCGCCGAAGGACGCGGGAATGTCGCGCTGAGCCTGGAATATAATCGGGCCAATCTGCTGACCAACGCCGACCGCGATGAATTGACCGGCGCTTTTTCGGGCCGCAATCAGTTCCAGCTCGTTGACCGTCCGACGGCCAATTCGCCGAAGCGTCGATTCCTTACCGGGGTTCACAGCTTCGGCTATGACAATGGCGGCAATTTTGTTGCCTATAACGGCGGTAGCTTACTCGATTGTGGCGGCGGTATTGCGTCCGCTTGCCTCCCCAACGGCGCTCCGCGGGTTTTTGGCTTCAAGCCGGATGGCTCACTGTCGGAATATAATTACGGGACAGATTTCCGCCCGGCGGGATCGAATAACAACCAGAATGGTGATGGCGGCACGCTTACCGACCGCGGTACGCTGGATCCGTCGCTGAAGCGCTACGTGGCCAATTTCATCGCCCATTACGATGTCTCGGAAGGCTTCAAGCCGTTTATCGAGGCCAAATTCGTACGCGTCGAGAGCTTCAACCAAGGCACGCCAACTTTCGGTCAGGGTGGGACTCAGGGCAGCGATGGTGATGGCGGACCTGCTGTAGGGGGAGACCTATCTCGGTTCCGGGGTCCCGATCTATTTCGACAACGCCTTTCTCAGGCCTGAGGCCGCAGCCACCATTCGGTCGCTTCTGCCGGCCGGTTCGGAATATTTTCGCCTGAATCGTAACAACAACGATCTCGGCACTCGCGACGAATTCGATCGTCGCGATACCTACCGCATCGTGGTCGGCGCGGAAGGCACCTTCAATGACGACTGGAAGTATGATTTCTCGGTCAACTACGGAGAATTCCAAAGCCGATCCAAATTCTACAACAACCGGATCGAGTCGCGTTTCCTCAAGGCGGCGGATGCCGTACGCAACGGAAGCGGGCAGATCGTGTGCCGCGTCAATCAGGTTACGGTTACCGACGCCGCTTGCGTCCCACTGAACTTGTTCGGCAACGGCGCGCCGAGCCAGGCAGCGCTTAATTACATCAACACGACTTCGACGCGTCGCGGCAAGGCGACCGAATTCGATGTCACGGCGAACGTGGTGGGCGACAGTTCGCAGCTGTTCGAACTTCCCGGTGGCCCGGTAAAGTTCGCGATTGGTGCGGAATATCGTCGCGAGACGGCCTCCTACGCCTATGACGATACCATCAAGGGCGGCGATACGTTCTTCAACGCCATCCCGGATTTCCGCCCACCATCGTTCTCGGTCAAGGAAGCCTATGGCGAACTCGAGCTTCCGCTGTTGAAGGATCTGCCGTTCGCTCAGGAACTGTCTATCAGCGCAGCGGGACGGGTCGCGGACTACAAGGGATCGACCGGCACGGTCTGGGCCTATAATGTCGGCGGTCTGTATGCGCCGGTCCGCGATCTGAAGTTCCGGGTCAATTATTCGAAATCGGTGCGGGCACCGACTCTGGGCGATCTTTACTCATCTCCGTCGCAGAATTTCGATCAGTTGAACGACCCTTGCGATGTTCTCTATATCAATACCGGTAAACCGACCCGCGCCGCGAACTGTGCGGCGGCAGGTGTGCCGGTCGGGTTTGAGAATACGGTGGCACGTGCCGGCAGCACCGACTTCCTGTCCGCGGGCAATCCGAATCTGAAGGCAGAGCAATCGCGAAGCCTGACGTACGGCGCCATTTTCCAGCCGAGCTTTGTTCCCGGTCTGGCGGTCACGGTCGATTATTACGACATCAAGATCAACAAGGTGATCAGCGCCGTCGATGCCCAGACGATTCTGAATGCCTGCTATGACGCGGCGTCGCTCAACAACCAGTTCTGCGGGTTCATCAACCCGCGGCAGTCCAACGGTCTGTTCGCTCGCCCGGCCTTGCTGCAGACCGTGGTCAATTTCGCTGCGCAGCGTGCCAAGGGCATCGACTTTGACGCCTCCTACAATCGCCGGTTCGGGCCCGATACCAAGGCGGTGCTGCGTGTCGTTGGAACGTGGGTCCGCACGCGCACCAATTATCCGTATCTCGATGACCCGAACCAGCCGGATCGTGTCAAGGGCGAACTCGGCGATCCGGTCTGGAACGTCAACGCATCGATAGATCTGACCCACAAGAATTTCACCTTGGGGTACCAGCTTCGTTATATCGGGCGGCAGTCGATCACGGATTGGGAGGCTCAGCACGACACTTATGGCGAACCCGCGCGTGACCCGAATTATGCTGACGTCGTCTATTATCCGAAGGTCATTTACCACGCGGTTCGCGCATCGGTGGATGTCGACAAAAGCTTCACTCTTTACGGCGGCGTCGACAATCTGACTGACAAGCGGCCGCCTTATGGGTTGCTCGGCACCGGCGACGGCGACGGCATTTATGATAATATCGGCCGCTTCATGTATGTTGGGGTTTCAGCCAAGTTCTGAGCTAGCTCGCCTCTTCTGGAGGCGCGGCTGACATTGAAGAAGGGCGGGTTCGACGTTGGTCGGGCCCGCTCTTTTCTTTGCATGGCGGCGGGCGGCGTCGCCAACTTCCTGATCGATGTTGTGGCATTTGACCGGGTGTGAGGTGACGCGTCACGTCGACAAAGCGCCGCGTGCGATGTGGATCAACTCTCGATCAATGTTCCCCGCAGGGCGTCCGCGCAAATCGAACTCGGCCTGCCAAAGTCGGGCCAAATTGCCCCAGCATTCAGAAATAGTCGCCCGCAAACGTGCAGGCCCTTGGGTTGACGCGGCTCGAATGAAGGACCTAGCCTTGGTCTATGGTGGGGGCGGTGGGTATGGTGAAGAGCGACGGCACGGACCTTAGGGGCGCCTGTGAAGAGGCCCGTCTTCGCGTGGCCGCCGACCCTCGCGATGAAGCTGCCGCACAAATGCTTTTCGAAGCCGTCAGCCAAGCCGGTCACATCGCAGCGACACGACGGTCCAAGGCTACCTACGCCATTGCTCCACAAGTGGCCGAAGCGACGAGGCTCCTTGAAAAGGACAGCGTCGAAGAGGCAGAAATCCTGCTCCGGCACTACCTCACCTTGGTGCGGAATGACCCGGACGCCATGTTGCTGATGGCGAATATCGCTGGCCGTTCCGGTTTTCCCGAGAATGCGGAAAAAATCCTGCGACGGTCCGTCGAACTCCACCCGGGGCGAGCCGATAATTGGATGGCGCTGGCGCAGGTCCTGCACGAAGAAGCAAAGAAACTCGACCGGGTCACGCTGGTCGATGAAGCTCTTGCCTGCCTTGATCGCGCCTTGGCGATCGATCCGACCCACGAGGAAGCGCTTGGCTACAAGGCCGCCCTGCTCGTGCAGATCCGGCGGCTCGATGCGGCGCGGCAGGCGTTCGAGGAATTGGTCGCTGCATTTCCGGAAAGCCCGCCGGGTTGGGTAAACTTCGCGCATCTGCTGAAGACGCTCGGATTTTTCGGAGAGGCGGTTGCCGCTTATCGAACCGCGATCGCGCTTGACCCGGCCAACGGCACTGCCTGGTGGCTGTTCGCTGACCTGAAGCTCGCGCGCTTCTTTCCGGCAGACATTCACCGGATGGAGGACGCGCTTCAACGATCGATGCCCGATGCCGGCAGGATCAACCTGCATTTCGCGCTTGCCGCAGCCTATGATCAGGCCGGGGACTATGCGCCCGCGGCCGATCATTGGCGTCGGGGCAATGGCCTTCGTCTCGATCTTCGTCCTCATGACATGGAGGCAATGCAGTGCGGCATCGATGCCGCGATCCAGACCTATACTTCCCAGTTTTTCGTAAAGCGGTCGGATGTGGGCGAGCCAAGCCCGGATCCCATCTTTATCATTGGTCTGCCGAGATCCGGTTCCACGTTGCTGGAACAGATATTGTCGAGCCATTCCCGGATCGAAGGTACGGCAGAGCTATTTGCCGTGCAGCAGATCGAAATGGAGTTGTTCCGCCAGCAGGAAAGCATCTCCATCGAGAACATCGTCGAGGATCTGGACCCGGCCGATTTTCGGAAACTCGGCAACCGCTACCTCGAACTGACGCGTTTTCACCGCAGGACGGACCGGGCCAGGTTCATCGACAAGAATCCGGGCAACTGGCGGCAGGTGGGGTTGATCCACATGATGCTTCCCAATGCGCGGATCATCGATATCCGTCGCAACCCGCTCGATTGCTGCTTCGCAAACTACACGCAACATTTCATGGTGGGTGTGAACTACAGCTACGGGTTTACGGAGATTGCGTCGCAATATCGTGAATATGTGCGACTTATGCGTCACTTCGACCGGGTCTTGCCGGGCAGAGTGCATCGAGTCATCTACGAAGACCTTGTCGAAAATGTCGAAGCTGAGGTGCGGGCGCTACTCGATCATCTCGCGTTGCCGTTCGAAGAGTCGTGCCTGAGATTCTTCGAAACCGACCGTCCGATCCATACCCCCAGTTCCGAGCAAGTACGGCAACCTATCAATCGAGCCGGAATCGGCAGAGTCGGGAAATATGAGCCATGGGTGGGCGAACTCAGGAATGCACTTGGTACCCTCGTGGAGGACTGGCGCGATCAGCGCTGAGGAGGACTCGACCGTTACCTCTCCGTTAATGTGGCATTCATGTCACATCCGGGGGTCAATTTGTGGTTTTATATCGAAAGCTATTCTATTCTGAGATTTCGTTGGGCAGAACCCTTTGCAGTTCACTTTTCGGCAAAGGCATCTCAGGTCATGCGTAAGCCCAATCTGATCATTCTATCTTCCGTTTCGCTCATTGCGCTCGGCACCGCGCCCGCGTTCGCGCAATCCACTAGCGCCGCACCGGCAGAGGCAGCTCCACAGGAGGCGGCTCAGTTACCGCCCAGCGAGCCTGCACAGGACGAAGCGAAATCGGAGAACGATATCGTTGTCACCGGCTCCCGTATCCGTCGGGACAATTTTGCCACGCCGCAGAACGTCGATATCTTCACGCGCAACGATCAGATTCTGGCGGGTGCGCGGTCAACCACCGAGATTCTGCAAAGCGCGACGGTGACGTCCGGCACTTCGCAGGTCAGCGGCAGTTTTCTCGGCTTCCTTTCCGAGGGTGGCCAAGGGGCTAACGTGGTGGGCCTTCGTGGTCTGGGATCATCGCGTACGCTGCTTCTGCTGAACGGTCGCCGTCTGGCGCCGGCCGGGGTGGGTCCGCAATTGGTATCTGCTGACCTAAACGTGCTCCCGACCGCGATCGTCCAGCGTATCGAAGTCCTGCGCGAGGGCGCGTCGTCGATTTACGGTTCCGACGCGATCGCGGGGGTCATCAACATCATCACCGATACCAAGATGAACGGGCTGACGGTCGATGCGTTCAGTGACGTTCCGGAAATCGGTGCCGGCAATACCTATCGTATTTCGGTCACCGGCGGTAAGACGTTTGAGCGCGGGCATATCACCGCCGCTTTCGAATATCGCGAAGACAAGGGGCTTCGCCTCGGCGACCGGGATATCTATTCCTGCCCACGCGAACTTGCCTTTATCGGCGGTAAGGAGATTGGCCAGGGATCGCCGGATGACCCCAACAAGCTGCGCTGCTTTCCGTTCGAGCGGCAGGCGATTGGTACGGCGGTGGGCTATGGTCTGGGCTACACCGGCTTTACTGACGGGAACAGCCTGTTGGGTTTCAGCTTCGCCGGCCGCCAGGGATTGCGCAACGGCAGTATCAATACGCCGCCGCTCAATGTGGACAATTACGACCTGCGGCCGCTTTCCAATCCCATCGCGCTGCAGGACACGGTTTTCACCCCGATCAAGACCTATACGGCCTATGTCAACGGTGCCTATGAGCTGGGAGTACTTGGCGACACCGAGTTGTACGGCGAAGCGCTGTTCAGCCGCCGGCAGTCACGGCAGAAAAACAGCACCCAGATCAATTTCCAGAACATCACGAATTTTGGCGAAGCGCAGCTCTACGGTGGCAATCTAACCAATCTAGGTGCCGGGCCCGCCACGGTTCCATGTGCGGATGTTTTCGGAAGTGCTTGCAGTCCGTTCTATCCGACTGCCTGGGCGGACAGCGGAATTAATTATTATAGCCCGTTTGTCGTCCCCAATCGGACTTTCCAGCAGTCACAGGACGTGGATTTCTTCCGTGGCAATGTCGGCCTTCGAGGCAGCACCGGAATTGGCGACTGGCGTTTCGACGCCAATGCAATGTTCTCCCGCACACGTTCCAAATCGACGATTCAGAATCCGCTGACGGAGCGCGTCGGAAATATCCTGGTTGCGGTCGACGCCCCGGCCAACACGCCGGCGCAATATATCACGCGCGGCTTGCCTGGTCAGGTCGGCGCGGGCAACAACTATACCTGCGCTGCGAACGTCACCGCTGGTGCCTATAATGGCGGAACCTGTGTTCCGATCAATTTCTTCGATCCCGCCGTTCTGACCGACGGCCAGCTTTCCAGTGCCTTTTATGATTATCTCTACGCCAACAGCACGGGCCGTACCCGGTACGACCAGGATACGTTCAGCCTTGTCTTCGATGGCTCGCTGTTCTCGCTGCCTGGCGGCCCGGTAAAGGCTGCGATCGGTTTTGAGCATCGGCGTGACAAGATCGTCGATACTCCGTCGCCGGAGCGCATGTCAGGACAGCTTTACGGCTACGGGACGGCGGCGATCACCAAGGGAAGCGATCGTGTCAACGAAGCTTTTGCCGAGTTGCAACTGCCGATTCTGAAAGATCGTCCGTTCTTTCATTCACTCGAATTCTCTGCCTCTGGCCGTTATACGCATTACAAGTCCTATGGGTCGGGGTGGACCTATGCGTTCAAGGGTGAATGGGCGCCGATCAGCAACATCCGGTTTCGTGGTAATTACGGTACCAACTTCCGTGCACCGAATCTGTACGAGCAGTTTGTTGCCGACGAAGTCGGTTTCTACCCGGGTGGACTTGATCCCTGCGACGAATTTGCCAGCAAATACTCATCGACGAACACCGTATACAAGAATTGCTTGGCAGAGCTGACACCCATACTTGGTGTCGACGACCCCTCTACACCCGATGTTGTAGAAGGCGCGCTGGGCTATTTTACCTCAGGTTCCATCCAGGTGACGACGACGGGCGGTCGTGGGCGGCTCAAGGCCGAGAAGGCCAAGACCTGGGGCCTCGGCACGGTATTGTCCGCACCGAAGGACTGGGGAGATTTCTCGCTGGCAATTGATTACTGGAATGTCGAAGTGAAAGGTGAGGTTTCTACTCTGGGTAACCTGATCCTGGACTTCTGTTATGAGGCGAATGATTTCCCCAACAATCCATATTGCGGCTTCCTCAACGGGCGTATCACGGATAGTCAGGATCCGGGCTTTGGACAGATATCGAGCTTCCGTAATCCCTATTTGAATATTTCCCGGCAGCGTGCACAGGGCATCGATCTCGATGCGCGGTATGCGACAGATCTGTTCGGCGGACGCTTCCAGACCCAGTTGCAGGCGACCCGGATGCTCAAGCAACAGCTCGAATATTTCGACGGAGATGGCTTGAACGACTTCAACGGTCAGCTCGGATATCCGGGAGCTGGTGCAGGGCCGAAGCTTGTCGCTTCGCTCGATACCCGATTCACTACCAAGAGCGGTGTCACATTCCGTTGGGGCGTGGAATATGTCGGCAAGGCCGAAGACAAGGAGGATCCCTTCTTCCTGACGGCGAACGGCGGTACGTGCGATGAGAATATTCCGGGCAATTGTGTCCAAGTGGATTATGATCTGGTCGCGGAAACGTATTGGGAGCACGGCGTTTCCGTTCAATGGCTATGGAAGGATATCGGTCAGGTCACGATCGGGGTGAACAATTTGTTCAATGAGAAGCCTCCGACGATCAGCGCTCATCCGACTAATAACGCTCCCAGGCTTGGAAACACCTTTGCCAATGGGCCTTATGATTATCGTGGCCGCTCCTTCTTCATAAACGTGACCCGCTCGTTCTGACGGCCGGCATTCGGTCCTTCATCTGATCGAGTATGACGGGCGGGGCGAATGCTCCGCCCGTTTTCTTTTTCAGGCTCAAGCTCGGTGGACCGGAAAACGCAGTTGCCGCGACGCGTATTCACCGGAGCCTTTTCGTTGTCGACGGATCTAGGCTAACGCGGCATTGGGTGTGAAACCGTGACCCACGGTTAAGGGAGTCAGTGGACGATGCGCCGACCGGGCGACGCGTGACGGAGATATCGACAACGGCCACCGCGATTGCCGGTGTCGTGCTCGCTTTGCTCGTCATCGGTGCGGGTGCGATCCTCTATCGGGGCCTGCGCGCACAGCGCGAGGCATTGGCAACGCTGACCACCAACGCCCGTCTCGAAGCATTGCTCGCCGCTGCGCCAGCGCTGGCGATGGTCGTTCGTGCGGATGGGCGCCTCGAACTGCCCGATCGCCTGGCCGATTGGCTTGGCCTGTCTTCGTCCCCGCGTTATCTTGCCGATCTGGCGGGCGGGAAGGTCGGCCTTACGGCGGACGATGCGGCCGCGCTCGCGAGCGATGTCGCGGCAGCGCAGAAGGCGGGGCGAACGTTCAAGCGAACGGTGCGTGCGCAAGGGTCGTCGCGGACATTGATGATCCAGGGCGTACGCGCCCCGCGCGACCTGCAGGCGCCGGGGGGCGTTGTACTCTGGGTGTTCGACGCGACCGAAAGCCAGGCGGAGATCGGGCGACTGAGCGAGGAGGGCGCGGGCGCGCGTGCCGCGTTCGACGCATTGACCGGCCTGATCGAAGCGGCGCCGCTGCCGATGTGGTATCGCGGCGCTGACCTGCGGCTTGCCATGGTCAACTCCGCTTATGTCGAGGCGGTCGAGGGCGCCGATGCCGAGGATGTCGTGCGCCGCGGGGTCGAACTGGTCGAAGGGTCGGGGGTCGGCGGTCCGCTGGCCAGCGCCGTGCTGGCGCGCGATACCGACATGCCGCAGATGCAGGCGATGCCCGCCACTATTCGCGGCGCACGGCGCATGCTGCGCGTCTATGACGTGCCCTTGCCGACCGGCGGGGTGGCCGGCTTCGCGGTCGATATCGAGGAACTCGAACAGGCGCGTTCGGGGATCAAGCGTTTCGGCGATGCGCAACGCGCGATGCTCGACCGATTGTCGGCCGGGGTGGTGCAGTTTGCCGCCGATCGGACGCTGATCTTCTGCAACCAGCCGTTCCGCCGCCTGTTCGCGATGCGCAGCGAATGGCTGTCCGACCGGCCGGAATTCGACCGCGTGCTGGAGCGCATGCGCGAAGCCAACCGGCTGCCCGAAGTGCGCGATTTTCCGGGCTGGAAGGCGGAGCGGCGCGACTGGTTCGTCGCGACCAGCGGGGCGATCGAGGAGAATTGGCATCTGCCCGGCGGTGTCCACCTGCGCGTAGTCGCGCAGCCCTTGCCCGATGGCGGCCTGCTGCTGATCTTCGAGGACCGCACCGAGCAGGTGCAGCTGGCCAGCGCGCGCGACACACTGCTGCGAGTGCGCACGGCGACATTCGACAATCTCTACGAAGCGCTTGGTGTGTTCGCGGCGGATGGCCGGTTGCAGATCTGGAACAACAAGTTCCGCGCGCTGTGGGGGTTCGACGAAGAGTTCCTGTCGACCCATCCGCGCGTCGATGTGCTGGCCGAAGCGGCGGCCGCGAAACTCGCCAACCCGGCGCGTGCGCAATTGATTGCCGACCTGGTTCGTGCGGCGACGGTCGAGCGGCAACAGCGCGGCGGCCGGGTCGGATTCGCCGATGGGCGGCATTTCGAGTTCGCCGCCGTGCCGCTGCCGGACGGCAACGGCCTGTTCACCATGCTCGACATTTCCGACAGCCGCCAGATCGAGCGCGCGCTGCGGGACCGCAACGAAGCGCTGGAGGCGGCGGACCGGGTGAAGACCGCGTTCGTCGCCAATATGAGTTACGAACTGCGTACGCCGCTGACCTCGATCAGCGGGTTCGCCGAGATGCTGAGCGAAGGCTATGCCGGGAAGTTGACCAAGGCGGCCGACAGCTATGTCGACGCCATCATGGAATCGGTCGAACGGCTCGGCCTGCTGGTCGATGAAGTCCTCGACCTGACCCAGAATGACGGGAAGACTCCTGCGCTGGAGATGCTGGAGGTGGATCTGGAACAGGCGGCCCGCGCGGCAGCGGACGTGATCGCGCCGATCGCCAGGCGCAAGAAGCTTGATTTCGCAGTCGAGGTGCTGCCGTCGATCGGCAGCACCAAGGGCGATGCGAAGCGCCTGCGCCAGGTGATCGAGCATCTTCTGCGCCACGCGGTCCATGGCACGCCGGAAGGCGGGCGTATCCTGCTTCACGCTGACGGAACGGCCGCGGCGGCGCGGATCATCGTGTCCGACGATGGTACCGGAATGAGCAAGGATGCGGTCAAGCGCGCGTTCGATCGCTTTGCGCAGCCGGGCGTGACGCGTGGCGGGGAACGGGCGCTCGGGCTGGGCCTGCCGCTCGCCAAGCAGTTCGTCGAGGCGCATGACGGAACGATCGTGCTGGTGTCCGAGCCTGGGCAGGGGACGTTCGTCACGGTCGAATTGCCACGGCGTTGAATATTGCATGCGCAAAGGGATGCGCATACAATATGCGTATCTTCTCGGAGTGATATTATGCCCCGATCCAATGTCGGCGAAACCCGCACCGCTTATCGTCGCCCGACCAATGTATCTCTGGATGCTGCGATGATCGAGGATGCCAAGGAACTCGGTATCAACGTCTCGCGTGCGTGTGAGGAAGGGCTGGCGAAACAGATCAAGGCAGAACGCGAGCGGCGCTGGATCGAAGAAAATCGCGAGGCGATCGACGGTTGGAATGCTTGGGTCGCGGAACATGGCTTGCCGTTGGAGAAGTATCGGCAATTCTGATGGCGCGCTTCGATGTCTATGCGGAGCGTGAGGGCGGCGGGCTCGTGCTCGATTGTCAGGCGGATTTGCTCAGCGTGCTTGAGACACGATTTGTCGTACCCTTGATGCCGCTGGCAGGCGTAAGGCCGCCATTTCCGCGTCTCAATCCCGTTTTTACAGTCGGTGGACGCGA includes:
- a CDS encoding TonB-dependent receptor plug domain-containing protein, which translates into the protein MADAQADPAAGGDIVVTGSRIARPSLSSIQPATTLTGADLTRTGGIVIGDVLNDLPALRSTFSQANSTQYLGTSGLNLLDLRGLGVPRTLVLVNGRRHITSQEGEFQVDTNTIPTDLIDRVDVVTGGSSAVYGSDAMAGVVNFVMKRDFDGVMLNAQSGISDKRDRGTYRVSGTFGKNFAEGRGNVALSLEYNRANLLTNADRDELTGAFSGRNQFQLVDRPTANSPKRRFLTGVHSFGYDNGGNFVAYNGGSLLDCGGGIASACLPNGAPRVFGFKPDGSLSEYNYGTDFRPAGSNNNQNGDGGTLTDRGTLDPSLKRYVANFIAHYDVSEGFKPFIEAKFVRVESFNQGTPTFGQGGTQGSDGDGGPAVGGDLSRFRGPDLFRQRLSQA
- a CDS encoding TonB-dependent receptor domain-containing protein, whose product is MRKPNLIILSSVSLIALGTAPAFAQSTSAAPAEAAPQEAAQLPPSEPAQDEAKSENDIVVTGSRIRRDNFATPQNVDIFTRNDQILAGARSTTEILQSATVTSGTSQVSGSFLGFLSEGGQGANVVGLRGLGSSRTLLLLNGRRLAPAGVGPQLVSADLNVLPTAIVQRIEVLREGASSIYGSDAIAGVINIITDTKMNGLTVDAFSDVPEIGAGNTYRISVTGGKTFERGHITAAFEYREDKGLRLGDRDIYSCPRELAFIGGKEIGQGSPDDPNKLRCFPFERQAIGTAVGYGLGYTGFTDGNSLLGFSFAGRQGLRNGSINTPPLNVDNYDLRPLSNPIALQDTVFTPIKTYTAYVNGAYELGVLGDTELYGEALFSRRQSRQKNSTQINFQNITNFGEAQLYGGNLTNLGAGPATVPCADVFGSACSPFYPTAWADSGINYYSPFVVPNRTFQQSQDVDFFRGNVGLRGSTGIGDWRFDANAMFSRTRSKSTIQNPLTERVGNILVAVDAPANTPAQYITRGLPGQVGAGNNYTCAANVTAGAYNGGTCVPINFFDPAVLTDGQLSSAFYDYLYANSTGRTRYDQDTFSLVFDGSLFSLPGGPVKAAIGFEHRRDKIVDTPSPERMSGQLYGYGTAAITKGSDRVNEAFAELQLPILKDRPFFHSLEFSASGRYTHYKSYGSGWTYAFKGEWAPISNIRFRGNYGTNFRAPNLYEQFVADEVGFYPGGLDPCDEFASKYSSTNTVYKNCLAELTPILGVDDPSTPDVVEGALGYFTSGSIQVTTTGGRGRLKAEKAKTWGLGTVLSAPKDWGDFSLAIDYWNVEVKGEVSTLGNLILDFCYEANDFPNNPYCGFLNGRITDSQDPGFGQISSFRNPYLNISRQRAQGIDLDARYATDLFGGRFQTQLQATRMLKQQLEYFDGDGLNDFNGQLGYPGAGAGPKLVASLDTRFTTKSGVTFRWGVEYVGKAEDKEDPFFLTANGGTCDENIPGNCVQVDYDLVAETYWEHGVSVQWLWKDIGQVTIGVNNLFNEKPPTISAHPTNNAPRLGNTFANGPYDYRGRSFFINVTRSF
- a CDS encoding TonB-dependent receptor domain-containing protein, yielding MNRNNNDLGTRDEFDRRDTYRIVVGAEGTFNDDWKYDFSVNYGEFQSRSKFYNNRIESRFLKAADAVRNGSGQIVCRVNQVTVTDAACVPLNLFGNGAPSQAALNYINTTSTRRGKATEFDVTANVVGDSSQLFELPGGPVKFAIGAEYRRETASYAYDDTIKGGDTFFNAIPDFRPPSFSVKEAYGELELPLLKDLPFAQELSISAAGRVADYKGSTGTVWAYNVGGLYAPVRDLKFRVNYSKSVRAPTLGDLYSSPSQNFDQLNDPCDVLYINTGKPTRAANCAAAGVPVGFENTVARAGSTDFLSAGNPNLKAEQSRSLTYGAIFQPSFVPGLAVTVDYYDIKINKVISAVDAQTILNACYDAASLNNQFCGFINPRQSNGLFARPALLQTVVNFAAQRAKGIDFDASYNRRFGPDTKAVLRVVGTWVRTRTNYPYLDDPNQPDRVKGELGDPVWNVNASIDLTHKNFTLGYQLRYIGRQSITDWEAQHDTYGEPARDPNYADVVYYPKVIYHAVRASVDVDKSFTLYGGVDNLTDKRPPYGLLGTGDGDGIYDNIGRFMYVGVSAKF
- a CDS encoding tetratricopeptide repeat-containing sulfotransferase family protein — its product is MVKSDGTDLRGACEEARLRVAADPRDEAAAQMLFEAVSQAGHIAATRRSKATYAIAPQVAEATRLLEKDSVEEAEILLRHYLTLVRNDPDAMLLMANIAGRSGFPENAEKILRRSVELHPGRADNWMALAQVLHEEAKKLDRVTLVDEALACLDRALAIDPTHEEALGYKAALLVQIRRLDAARQAFEELVAAFPESPPGWVNFAHLLKTLGFFGEAVAAYRTAIALDPANGTAWWLFADLKLARFFPADIHRMEDALQRSMPDAGRINLHFALAAAYDQAGDYAPAADHWRRGNGLRLDLRPHDMEAMQCGIDAAIQTYTSQFFVKRSDVGEPSPDPIFIIGLPRSGSTLLEQILSSHSRIEGTAELFAVQQIEMELFRQQESISIENIVEDLDPADFRKLGNRYLELTRFHRRTDRARFIDKNPGNWRQVGLIHMMLPNARIIDIRRNPLDCCFANYTQHFMVGVNYSYGFTEIASQYREYVRLMRHFDRVLPGRVHRVIYEDLVENVEAEVRALLDHLALPFEESCLRFFETDRPIHTPSSEQVRQPINRAGIGRVGKYEPWVGELRNALGTLVEDWRDQR